A DNA window from Candidatus Neomarinimicrobiota bacterium contains the following coding sequences:
- a CDS encoding HAD family hydrolase, with protein sequence AKALFAVDELVGFIFAVTYVRPNRAVKEVVPKSIRKKLKQKSFAASVNRADIANGMLALELDENEHFQFVVEALATVAEEIGLAGVPQK encoded by the coding sequence TGGCAAAGGCACTGTTTGCTGTAGATGAGTTGGTGGGGTTTATTTTTGCAGTCACCTATGTCCGACCTAACAGGGCCGTGAAAGAGGTTGTCCCCAAATCAATTCGCAAGAAGCTGAAACAAAAATCCTTTGCTGCCAGTGTGAATCGGGCTGATATCGCAAACGGAATGCTGGCTCTTGAGCTGGATGAGAATGAACATTTTCAATTTGTAGTAGAGGCTCTGGCAACTGTTGCTGAAGAGATTGGTTTAGCAGGAGTCCCTCAGAAATAA
- a CDS encoding CoA pyrophosphatase — MALSRIIDDLRENLSKPLPGWPAQSTLMPEGRHRDGIPEDLQPASVLIALYPHNDEWHFPLIKRSVDGFAHSGQIALPGGRQEGTESDIETALREAEEEIDLKAEAVEILGLTSPLPIPVSRYLVQPVVGYIHSRPILTPDAREVEQIFSVSLSTLRNIESQFETHHFAGRGWKIPYFEINGHKVWGATAMILSEFKEIISK, encoded by the coding sequence ATGGCTCTCTCGCGTATAATTGATGATCTAAGGGAAAACCTCAGCAAACCCTTACCTGGTTGGCCTGCTCAAAGCACTCTCATGCCGGAAGGACGCCACCGTGATGGGATTCCTGAAGACCTGCAACCTGCCTCTGTCTTGATCGCCCTCTATCCTCACAATGATGAATGGCACTTTCCCCTTATCAAACGGAGTGTGGATGGTTTTGCTCATAGTGGTCAGATCGCTCTACCAGGCGGTCGACAGGAAGGCACTGAGAGTGATATTGAAACAGCCTTGCGTGAAGCGGAGGAGGAAATCGACCTCAAGGCAGAAGCAGTGGAAATTCTGGGATTGACCAGTCCATTACCCATCCCGGTAAGTCGATACCTGGTCCAACCAGTGGTTGGATACATACACTCCAGGCCAATCCTGACCCCGGATGCCAGGGAAGTGGAACAGATATTCAGTGTGTCATTATCAACCTTGAGAAATATTGAAAGCCAGTTTGAGACTCATCATTTTGCAGGAAGGGGCTGGAAGATCCCCTATTTCGAGATCAACGGGCACAAGGTGTGGGGAGCAACAGCCATGATCTTGAGTGAATTCAAGGAGATAATATCCAAATAG
- a CDS encoding MFS transporter: MTDPASAPNRLLVNRNISFLWVGQLVSQAGDSITHMAVIWLMLDITGSPSQTGFIAFAATFPALLFGLFSGVLADYYRRRTLMLISDLARFFLILLIPVVYSIGLLSPWVLAVIVFAAASFGTLFNPSRDAIIPELVKTPDLFKVNALMQSTGYLAYFVGLFGAGMLLSALGIINLFFLDAATFMVSFVMIFLISYRRSSPRAVNFESRHLAELKKGLKYVTIQDRRLLWIILITALNNFFIMGPAVVGTPLLIKEVWDGSGQDFAFIESSYGVGMLLATFGVYRLATRYKKGIWLMLGLIYDGLTFIPLFWVGKLAIDPFWLTITIVFIHSLGIPFIQVTRTTLIHSIVPGNMQGRVFSMVNLAVIGVMSLSVALTGIMAEWISPRLIFLMIGIGATLTGLLGLSMKSIRTAD, from the coding sequence GTGACAGATCCTGCATCGGCACCAAACCGACTCCTTGTAAATCGTAATATTTCTTTTCTCTGGGTGGGACAACTTGTTTCCCAGGCAGGCGACAGCATTACCCATATGGCTGTTATCTGGCTTATGTTGGACATCACCGGTTCTCCATCACAAACCGGATTTATCGCTTTCGCCGCAACCTTTCCAGCCTTACTATTTGGACTCTTTTCCGGCGTATTAGCCGATTACTACCGCCGACGTACGCTTATGCTGATCAGTGACCTGGCACGCTTCTTTCTGATCCTGCTCATTCCCGTTGTTTACTCGATTGGATTGCTATCCCCCTGGGTACTGGCTGTAATCGTGTTCGCTGCGGCTTCATTTGGAACCCTATTCAACCCGTCCCGCGATGCAATAATTCCTGAACTTGTTAAAACACCTGATCTATTCAAAGTCAATGCGCTCATGCAGTCCACCGGATATCTAGCTTACTTTGTGGGTCTCTTTGGTGCCGGAATGCTCTTGAGTGCTCTGGGCATTATAAACCTCTTTTTCCTGGATGCTGCAACGTTTATGGTCTCTTTTGTGATGATCTTTCTCATATCCTACCGACGCTCAAGCCCCAGAGCGGTCAACTTTGAAAGCCGACATCTTGCAGAATTGAAAAAGGGTTTGAAATATGTCACGATTCAAGATCGACGGCTACTTTGGATCATCCTGATCACAGCGTTGAATAATTTCTTTATCATGGGACCAGCAGTGGTGGGAACTCCCCTGCTCATCAAAGAGGTGTGGGATGGAAGCGGTCAGGATTTCGCCTTTATCGAGTCCAGCTATGGAGTGGGAATGCTCCTGGCCACTTTTGGAGTTTACCGACTGGCCACAAGATACAAAAAGGGAATATGGCTTATGTTAGGTCTGATCTATGATGGATTGACCTTCATTCCACTTTTCTGGGTAGGCAAACTGGCGATTGATCCCTTCTGGTTAACCATCACTATCGTTTTTATCCATTCACTGGGGATTCCCTTCATTCAAGTAACTCGAACCACCCTCATTCATTCCATCGTCCCTGGTAATATGCAGGGTCGAGTCTTCTCAATGGTCAATCTAGCGGTAATTGGAGTCATGTCACTTTCAGTAGCCCTTACCGGTATCATGGCTGAATGGATATCTCCGCGGCTTATCTTTCTCATGATCGGGATCGGAGCAACCTTGACCGGTCTCCTGGGACTATCAATGAAAAGTATTAGAACGGCAGATTGA
- a CDS encoding response regulator, with product MSHIRILIVDDDPSLRKYLTLMLQSMQYELAGTAASQSEAEKMALELKPDVIIMDVVMETRRAGIEAARKISDHIHIPIIYLTTDNEEETLKQALTTEPFGYLLKPIQPDNLRAAIEISLLRFKEEISMRVYQEALEEANHLFKGIFTTMQNGYYRVSNDERVILANPAFLDILGYPEGTNLSGKQIADLNYVNPKDRDKLLDLVNEHDLVHLHESEWKRQDGEAIAVLENIQGYRDDSGKLQYYEGTVQDVTQLRILQQQLQLSQKMEVIGIMASRIAHELNNKLTTIMGYADICAMRLPRDHEVYKYIQNIQTYSKHSASVIQQLLKFSRKPDAQAPVIFDLNEFLQERQEIVEAICTRSISVLIHTESNQIFVYADSKQFEQAFINLIINARDAMPEGGNLTLSLSKESHTAPGRRTKTAPQGEFVKLSLTDSGTGISTTHLQKIFEPFFTTKSEGVGTGLGLPIVKGIIEANHGFISVSSTLGVGTTFDILLPLADDQ from the coding sequence TGTCATTATCATGGACGTGGTAATGGAGACCCGCAGGGCTGGTATTGAAGCAGCCCGAAAGATCTCAGATCATATTCATATCCCTATCATCTATCTCACAACGGATAACGAAGAAGAAACTCTGAAGCAGGCTTTAACCACAGAACCATTTGGCTATTTACTTAAACCGATTCAACCTGACAACCTCCGGGCAGCGATCGAGATCTCCCTGTTGCGATTTAAGGAAGAGATCAGTATGCGCGTCTATCAGGAAGCCCTGGAAGAAGCGAATCATCTGTTCAAGGGTATTTTCACCACCATGCAGAATGGCTATTATCGGGTGAGTAACGATGAACGGGTGATCCTGGCCAATCCGGCATTTTTAGATATCCTGGGATATCCCGAAGGTACCAATCTATCCGGTAAACAGATCGCAGATCTTAATTATGTCAATCCCAAGGATCGTGATAAACTACTGGACCTGGTCAATGAACACGACCTGGTTCATCTCCATGAATCTGAATGGAAACGGCAGGATGGGGAAGCCATAGCAGTATTGGAAAACATTCAGGGTTACCGGGATGACTCAGGGAAACTGCAATACTATGAAGGGACAGTTCAGGATGTTACTCAACTTCGCATCTTGCAGCAACAGCTTCAGTTGTCTCAAAAAATGGAAGTTATCGGGATCATGGCCAGCCGAATTGCTCATGAGCTCAACAATAAGCTCACTACCATCATGGGTTATGCCGATATCTGTGCCATGAGACTTCCCCGGGATCACGAAGTATATAAATATATACAAAATATTCAGACCTACTCCAAACACAGTGCCAGTGTGATCCAACAGTTGCTCAAGTTCAGTCGCAAACCTGACGCACAAGCACCTGTGATCTTTGACCTAAACGAATTTCTGCAAGAGCGACAGGAGATCGTGGAAGCGATCTGTACGCGCTCGATCTCAGTCCTTATCCACACTGAATCGAACCAGATTTTCGTTTACGCTGACAGTAAACAATTTGAACAAGCCTTTATCAACCTGATCATCAATGCCAGAGATGCCATGCCTGAGGGAGGCAATTTAACGCTCAGTCTCTCCAAGGAATCACACACCGCTCCCGGACGACGGACAAAAACTGCACCCCAGGGTGAATTTGTCAAGCTATCACTCACTGATTCAGGAACCGGTATCTCTACGACCCATTTGCAAAAGATTTTTGAACCTTTTTTCACTACGAAAAGTGAAGGCGTGGGCACCGGCCTGGGCTTACCGATAGTCAAAGGGATCATTGAAGCCAACCATGGTTTTATTAGTGTATCAAGCACTCTCGGAGTGGGAACGACTTTTGACATACTCCTGCCCCTTGCGGATGATCAATAA